The window TATAACTATGCAGTGGTCTGCGTGCAGGCTAAGCGGGCCTATGCTTACAGTCTCAACTCCCATTGATTCCAGGAGGCGCTCCTCATCCTCTGTCATGCCTGTGTGGTCCCCGAGTATGAATGCGCCATCTGAAACTGATTCGCTGAGAGGAGCACCATCCTCTTTTAGGTAGTACAGCCTCTGACCCTCTTCCATCAGGGACTCGAGCAGTGATCTGAGATCCCCCTTCCTGATGAAAATGCCGGGCGTGGACTCCCTCCACGAGGGACCAACATCGATGGAGAGTGCCCGCTTTATCAGGGCAGCCGTGCTCCTCTCGTCCGGGTTCAGGTGGCGAAGCCTGTCCCCATCAAAGCGGAGTATCTTTGGCTCAGGTCCGCCCATGAGGAGGAGGTGGCACCGGACATCTCTTCTTATTCCGTGAGACAGCATGAATGCCGAGTTGATGCATCTGCAAAGCACATCGATTCTCCCTGAGGTTCCGGGGAGATCCTCCAGGGAGAAGTCCGGCGTGGTCTTCGCGATGTGACCCACAATCACAAAGTCGCGCATGATTGTACCCTCGCATCCATGGTATTCAAACTATGCAGGAGCTCCGCAGGGTTCAGCATGTGCAACTCATCAGGTTCTCTCATATCGAAGGCCCTTCAGAAACACCGGATGCTCACAGTGTGTGTATGCATCAGAACAATAGTGATCATCGCAAGCAATAAATCGATCTCATGAGAGAATCGCAGATATGAGGCAGCTCCAGCCCGCTGCAGTTCTTGTGGTCGTAATTCTGATGGGCTGTGTCACATCCGCGCCGGATGAGTTCCGAGGGACAGTCATCAAGGTGGTTGACGGCGATACTTTCGATGTTGATGGCCTTGGCAGGGTGCGGCTTGCAGACGTCGACTGCCCTGAGATGGATACAGAGGCTGGAAGAGCTGCCGCGAACTACACGATCTCCTGGCTCTTCGGGCGCACCGTCTGGCTGGACATAGACGACCTGAGAGGGAGAGATGATTACGGGAGATGGATCTGCGTTGTTTATCTCGATGATAATGGCTCGCCGAATCAGGAGATGAACTTCAACCGGATGATCGTTGACAGCGGCCACGCTGTTGTTAGGGACTTCAAGGACAACGAGTTCAACCCAGCCGAGTGGTGGAACCTCAGCTCTATCCAGCCGGTCGGTGGATGCGCGTACGTCGGCTCGGTGAAATCCAGCAAGTACCATTACCCTGACTGCGAGTGGGCGCGGAAGATCTCCCCGAGTAACCTCATATGCTTCTCCAGCCCATCCGAGGCGCGCTCGAAGGGATACACACCCTGCCGCGTCTGCAAACCTCCTTGATACCGGAGCGTGGGCATCGCGCAGGGTTTTAGCTTCACAACGTATGCGGCACGATTTTAGTTTTAATAATAACATTTATTGTTATTATTAACCAAAAGATTCATATCAAAGCATCTGCAACAGTTACAGAGGGGGTGAGAAGACATGGACGGCGCGACAAAACCCAAGAGAGTTGTCGTCTCCGATGACGCTGTGCCTTTTGTTGCAAGAGGCGGGCGTGTGTTCTCGAAGCTCGTGCTCAGGGCAGATCCTGACGTGAGCCCGGGAGATGAGGTGCTGGTGCTCGACAGGAACGACAGAGTGATAACTGTGGCAAAAGCATATTAGCATACATCATTCAGAACAGCGGCGCCGATGGCGTCCTGGCTGTTCTGATTTCCTTTTGGCTGTGGATCTCGTTGAACATACTGTCGCAGTGAGTTGAACTGGCTGATGATCCATGGGCCGCATGCCTCTGAACCAGGCTCATCCAGTGATTCGGCGGACCGATCTTGGAGAAGGAGACGGAGTCTATTGCAATTGATCGAAGTTACCAGAGTTTGCTATCTGACGATTCGACCGGATGAGCCCTGAACTATGCACGCCATCAATTCAGGCTGTGCACGTCGGAATCTATGCACGCAAAAAATATTGCCCTGGATCAGGGCTTGCTGTCGATGATGCTGCCTGAGCCGTCCCTGAGCGTGGCTTTGTCACCATCGTTGTTCCAGACTGGGACGCTCCTCCCCCAGTAGAGATCCTCCTGGGTATCATTGCCAGCGCCTGTGTGAACCTTCACCCTGGCGCCAGATCGGAGCATGAATCCATCGGGAAACACATATGTGTGCTCCTGCTCATCGGATATGCTCCATCCGGTGAGATCCACATCGATTCTCCCGATGTTCTCGATCTCCACCCACTCATCATTGAGGTTCGCCCTCTCCGGGCTCGGCGCCACGAAGCTGACGTTTGATATCCTTATGGGGGCTTTCTCAGAGCTCGATACATTTCCATCCCCGTATGCAGGGGATGCCATGAGGACCAGCAGGATGGCCAGTCCCAAGCACGTTTTTGTGATCCACACCATACTTCCCCACCTCTCCTTGAGAGGTTACTACTACGATTAGCTGCATAGATTTAAACTTTTCCAAGTAATTTTTGATTTTTGAGATTATAATCATGTTTATACCATCTTATTGAGAATATTTTTGATATAATCTTCACAATAATTAGAAGAATTTAATTGAAATGTTTCATTCAGCAGAGGAGCGCAACAGAGAAATCCCATGATGGAACCAGATCTGATGAGGTGTCTTTATGGATTATGCTGAGATGTCAGATACTCTGAAGAGCACGCTCGGCCTCGATAGCGAGCCTGTCGGTGTGGTTCTATTCAAGAGCGAGGAGGACATACCAAAGGATCTGAAGGAGATTGATAAACCCATGCCCTACTGCGGGATGGTCCAGCGCGCCCGAAGGGGAGAGGTGCTCTTCGCCCGCCTGGATAAGCACGATTGCAAGGGAGGTGCTTCCGGAATAGGGCTGGTGGAGTGTCCCGAGAACATATCTTCAGGAAAGCTCTACTTTTCAAAGCTCAACAAGAGCGCCACACAGACCGTGGGCCAGCGGATCGCCTCGAGCATGCCCAGGCTGCCAGCAGGCAGCACAGTTGCGACTCTCGTCGCGCCTCTATCAAAACTTAAGACGGATCCTGACGTGGTCATCCTCGTCGGAAATGCACTGCAGGCCCGCCGCATAGTTCAGGCTGTCATGTACAGGCGCGGTGGGCGCATGAACCTGGACACAGCCGGCATACAGTCCTTCTGCGTCGATGCCACAGCATCTCCGATCCTCAAAGGCGATGTCAATGTCTCGCTCGGATGTGATGGATCCGCGAAAAAGACCGGGCTTGCGGATAACGATGTCGTCGTCGGCATACCCTTCGAGATGCTGGAGGACATATGCAGGGTTCTGAAGGAGAGGCACGAGGGCTGGGACAGGTTCATGCGCTCCTGACCACCCTCCATTTTATGAGAAGGCCATCATCGATACGCTCTGAGGATTCAAGCTCAAGCTTCTGAAAGTTCTCTGCGAAACCAATGCCGTCCACAAGCGTCGGTGCATCGCGACCTCCTATCACCATCGGCCCCAAGAAGACGCATATCTCGTCGACGAGGTCCTGCTCTATGAGCGACCAGTTAAGAGTACCCCCGCCCTCGACCATCAGCCTCCTAACCCCCCTCTCGTACAGCATATCCATGAGCCTCCTGAGATCGACGCTATCCTCCCCGCAGACCGCGATCTCGCATCTCTTCGAGAGCCCTTTAATCCTCTCAGGAGGAGCGGAGCTCGATACGGCGATGATGCATCCCGGGCCCAGAACTGCAGCATCTGGCGGAGTTCTCGCTCTGCTGTCAGCCACGATCCTTAAAGGGTTCTCAGGCATGCCTCTTTCCAGCCTCCAGGCTCGCAGCGCCTCAGACTTCACCCGGAGCTTCGGGTTGTCCGCGATGACAGTTCCCACTCCAACCATCACCGCGTCGCTCTCCGCCCGGAGCCTGTCCACCCTCAGAAGGTCATCAGACCCCGATATGCGCACCTGTCTTCTCAGAAAAGAGCTTATCTTCCCGTCGGCGCTCATTGCGCTGTTGATGAAAACATAGGGTCTCATCATGCACATGATCGACGAGGATGTTAATAAGCTGAAGGCTACCAGCGCATGCGGTACCTCCGGCCTGAAGCGCTCTACCTCCGCGTCAGGATATGCTGCAGGCCTGCCGGATGAGCTGATGCTCTCGGGAACCGTGATCGCAGGCGAGGAGATGCTCGCCCTGGATGGGTATGTCGTTATAGAGAAAGGTATAATAAAAGAGATCGGCGAGGGCAAGGAGAGGGGAGATTTCGAGGGCATCATATGCCCTGCTTTTGTCAATGCTCACACGCATGTGGCGGACTCCATCGCGAAGGATCCGCCGTTCATGAGCCTTGCGGATCTTGTTGGCCCCGGGGGCCTGAAGCACAGGATCCTTGAGAGCGCGAGCGATGATCGCCTAGTAGAATCGATGCGTTTCTCCGCTGAGGAGATGATCAATACTGGAACATGCGCCTTCGGCGATTTCAGGGAGGGCGGCCCTCACGGGGTGGAGCTCCTCCTCAGAGCTCTTGAGGGGCTGTCCATTCAGAGCAGAATCTTCGGCAGGCCTCTGAAGGATCCAGGGGACGTGCATCCAGCATGCTGGGGCGTGGGGCTGAGCAGCACCAGGGATTACGATAGGGGCTTTGTGGATGAGGTGGTGAGGATTGCAAGAAAAAAGGGAATGCGCATCGCGATACACGCGGGAGAGGCTGGCAGGGATGATATAGAGGGCGCGCTCGCGCTCGAGCCTGACATTATGATACATTTATCAAGAGCGGAGCGCTCCGATCTCAGGGATGTTGCGGAATCCGGCGCCTCCGTGGTGGTGTGCCCCAGATCGAATCTCTTCACGCGCTCCGGCCTTCCTGATATCGCAGAGATGCTCTCCCTGGGGATCAATGTCTGCGTGGGCACGGACAACCTGATGATCAGTTCGACCTGCATCTTCAGGGAGATGGAGCTCCTATCAAAAGCGCTTGTCAGAGACGACAGACAGGTTTTTATGATGTGCACGATAAATGGAGCAAGAGCGCTGGGAATGGACGAGAGGCTCGGCTCAATCGATCCCTGCAAGGAGGCACGGCTGATCGTGTTCGACAGGAACTCCCGTAACCTGAGGGGTTCGCTGAACCCGCTGGCGAGCATCGTGAGAAGGGCCGAGCCCTCGGACATAATGCTTAGGATATGAAAGCATGATCGAGAAGATTATGATAGCAACGGATGGCTCTGAGACGAGCGAGAGGGCCGCGAGGTTTGGCGTCGAGCTCGCGCGGAATCTAGGGGCCAGGGTGATAGCGGTCTATGTCGCAGACACAGGCAGGCTGAGCCATCTCCCTGACGAGATGATACTGGTTGGCATAAGGGATATGCTCCTCAAGGAGGGCGAGGATGCGACATCATACGTGGAGTCGATCGCATCGAATGCGGGAGTGCAGTGCGAGAAGAGGGTTGTGGAGGGGAAGCCGACTGATGAGATCCTGAAGCTGTCCAGGGATCTCAACGTGGATCTGCTCGTCATGGGAAGCGTTGGAAGGAGCGGTCTCGACAGGTTCCTTCTTGGAAGCGTAGCAGAGAAGGTTGTCCAGCACTCCAGGGTTCCGGTTTTAACTGTGCCCGGCGAGAGAAAGGAGGGTTAACCTTTGGAGATCCTGGTCAGAGATGCAATGGTCAGGGATGTCGCTTACGTCAGCCTGCCAGGCACCAGGGATAAGGTGCTGAGGGTCCTGAACGAGCGGCATGTCTCTGGCGTTCCTGTCGTCAAGAACTGCACCGTTGTCGGCATGGTCACCAGGACAGATCTCCTCCGGAACCCGGAGGAGGACCAGATCGCCATGCTCATGACCAGGAACCCGTATGTTGTGCGTCCTGAAGATCGTCTGGTCGATGCAGCGAAGCTCTTCGTCGAGAAGCATGTGAGACGTCTGCCTGTGGTCGAGGACGGAAGGCTCGTGGGGATCATCAGCGTGGCAGATATCGTTAGGGTGATCGCGACTCTCAGCATAGATGAGACCATAGATAGATACTTCGAGAGGAATGTCGTCGCCGTTTGGTCAGAGATGCCGCTGCCGGTGGTGGGCGCGATCATGGAGTATGCCGGAGTCCAGGCATGCCCTGTGATCGATACAGATCTACAGCTTGTCGGCATCGTCACGGACAGGGATCTCATAGCAAAGAGCGTCGTCGAGGAGTCCCTGGAGAGGGCTGATGCAGACACCGCGCCTGAGATGGATGAGTGGAGCTGGGAGAGCCAGAAGGAGGCCATCTCCAGGTACTACCAGGTATCAAAGATCAAACTGAAGAATGTGAAGGTAAGGGAGGCCATGGTTCAACCCATAATCGCGCTGAGATCCAGCCGGGTCAGCGAGTGCGCAAGGATAATGTCACAGAAGAGGATAGACCAGATGCCGGTCGTCAATGCTCACAGAAAGCTGATAGGCATGCTGAACGACCACAACCTGCTGGTTCCCTTCATCTCAGCATATGGGAAGTAACATGGATGGCATTGGGGTTGTGTAGGAAGCGAAGATGCTCAATGTTGTGGAGGACCTGCATTAACCGGCCAAACGAAATCGCCCAGAACTGGTCACTCATCAGATACTCTGCTAAGAATGCGATTTACCTCAACGCATTGAGTATGATCTAGGAAGCGCTTGCTCCCTTTGAGATTGCCTGCTATGCCATCCCCAGCTCTGAGAGCCTCTCCGGAAGATACCTTTTTGTCACAAAGTCCAGGCCCTTGCCAGCGAATGCCTGCTGCTCTGCCTTCTTCTTCAGGTCTATCTGGAGCTGTATCTGCCTCTGCCAGTAATCGCTGCCGAACCTCGGATCCGTGAGCTCTGCCCTCAGTGCATGGAGATCCCTGTCTGTGAGCCTGTCTGTGGAGAGGTTGTACTCAACGATATCTGTGGGCTGCACACCCAGGAACTTCGCATCCGGTGTGGCGAGGTGCTCCGAGAGATGCGCGCTCTTTATCGCGCCATACGCGACGCTCGCGTATATCCTGTAGCTCCATGGATCACCATCTGTGAAGACAGCCACGGGCAGTTTGAGCTCGGTGTTTAGCCTCTTTATGAAGCGCCTGGTGGACCGCGCAGGCTGGCCTTTCAGGTGGACCAGAATTGCATCGAACTCCTCATCGAATCCGTTCTCGATCAGCCTGGCGTACATTCCGCCGGTCTCAACCGCTATGACCATCCTGGCATCATGCTCCAGGAACTCGACAAAGTCGACATTGAACGGTATCTGGTAGCCGGCCTCGCCGATATCCTCCTGGCAGTGGATCTCGCGCTCGCCGCGGCGCGTCCGCTCCCTGATCCGGAGGGGGCCGAATACAGCGGCACCATCCTCCTCAGGCCTGACATGAAAGTCCTCACGCTGCAGGCCTGTGATTATCTCCAGATCCTCTATGAGCCGATCGCTCTCGGCCTGCTCTGCGAACTTGGCGAGATCCCAGTTCTCGGAGATGTAGTATATCTCTCTGAGCGTCGACGCCCTGTTTCCTCTGAGATGTTCTTTTACAAGGAGATCTATCAGATGCACGGTCTTTAGCAGCGTCCTCGCGCCGCGTATCGTCTTTACGCTCCTCACGCTCTCCTGATCGCCGTACACCCACACATCATCTTCCGTGCTGTACTCGATGTTCTTCTTGGTCCTCGTCGGAAGGACTAGATGAGGTACAGTACCCTCTCTGAACTGATCGTAGAGGGATCTCGCTATACCGAGAAGCCTGCTCTCCGGATCATGCATCTGAAAGCACCCTCGCCCCTGTCACAATCTCAGGCTCCAGCCCCTCGACAACAGCCTCCGGCATTTTCTGCAGATGGTTCTTTACTGTGTATCTCAGAACCACCTTCTCGCCAGATCTGATCGCTATCTTCCACTGGTAGTCGTAGCGGTCTCCCATATCGACCCTTCTCGCGGGTGGATCGAGATCCTCTGCCTCCACGGAGATTATCTCGTGCAGCTTGAAGCTCCTCTGGGAGGATGTGTTGTTCTCTATCTCTATACGCACCTTCAAACGCCCATTCTCCTGCTCGATATCCCTTCTGACAAGAACGTTGCCCATGATCCTGGCCACAACCCTGCTTATGTCAGGTCTCTCGAGCCCGAGCATATCCGCAAGCTTCTCTGCCATCCTCGGGAGTATCCTGCCTATGATCTCCTCCTTCTCCCTCCGCTCTGATAGAGTCTCCTGGAGTGCAAGGAACCTCCTGAGCTTTCTTCCGATCTCCTTCATCGCGAGATCTATCTCAGCAAGTATCTCAGGTATGTCTGCTATGGCATCCTTCGACTCGGATGTGAAGGGTATGTTGGTGGATGCCACATGCACCAGGATCACAGCAGGCCCGAACGGCAGTCCCCCACCAGGCTGGTCCAGGCCGTAGCTCTTCCAGGAGACGCCCTCTATCGCATGGGTGATGGCGCAGGCGCCCTGCTGGTATATCAGAGGCACGCGGTTCGCAAACCGCAGGATCTCCACCCTGCCGTTCCGATCGAGATCCCCCCCGAATCCGATACCTGCTTCGACCACAAAGGGGTTCCCGGAGTGGACAGCGACGGGTCTTGACACTGTCGCGATGAAATCCACGCTGTACTCCTTCGCCAGGCCGGATCTTATCAGGTCCTCCCCTATCGGCGAGAGACAGTCTACCGGCGGGGACTTTATCTTTATGCGCCTGAGCGCCTCAAAGAGCCGCCTGGACTGATCGTAGTCGAGGCTTCTCGGATCCATCGATGGATCCAGACCTGAATTCTGAAGGATCTCCTGAGCAGCGATGTTGCCGATGGATGAGAACGATTCCTTCAGGAAGCTGGAGAGCTTTCTCCTCTCAGTGTATCTCAGCATCTTCGTGAGCTCTCCCAGCTCTATCCCCGACGGGTGGGGTTTTATCTCATACGCTCTTTTTGGAAGAAGCTCTGTAGCCCTCTCGAACCTTTCTGTGGATCCATCAGGCTCCACGAAGGTTATCCGTGCATGCGGGTTCACTATCGCGACGCTCTTCAGGTAGCTGTAAACCGACTGTCTCCTGCCACGTACATACGATCCCTCGATATCGAGCTCCACCCGCGTGCCTCTGGGCCGCTCCCAGTCGATATCCCCCTCTCTGATGATCTCCGGCTCGTTCTTCGCTGTGTTTATCATCACCTCCACGTATCTCGCTGGTCTCTCAGGCGATGTCCTGGATGTGATCCTCGTCGGCTTCCCTGTGGTCAGCTGTGAGTAGAGGACAGCCGCAGATATGCCTATGCCCTGCTGCCCCCTGCTCTGCCGGAGAACATGAAACCTGGAGCCGTAAAGCAGCTTTGCGAAGACCCTGGGGATCTCAGATGGCACAATGCCGGGACCGTTGTCCTCGACTATTACACGGTAAAGCTCGCCGGCGCGCTTGATCTGCACAAAAATGTCAGGAAGTATGCCGGCATCCTCACATGCGTCAAGGGAGTTGTCGACAGCCTCCTTGACGCATGTGATGAGGGCACGCGGGGCTGAGTCGAATCCAAGAATCTGGCGGTTCTTCTCAAAGAACTCCGCAACAGATATCGATCTCTGCTGCTTTGCCAGCTCCTCGGCTGTGTCCATTAAAGCTCTGCCCCGACCACCGTCTGTGTTGCTGTTACGTTCTCAATCTCACGAATCGTATCGACCAGGCGGTTCAGCATGCTCAGACCATCGACCTCTATGATCACAACGAAGTCGAACTCTCCGAATACGTGATAGACGTTCTTTATGCCATCTATCTGTCTAAGCGCATTGTAAACCGGCTTCTCCTGTCCAGGCACTACCTTGACCATTGTTACTCCAATCACCATTGCCTCTCACCATAATCAAACGCTACCGCATATTATATTAACTTTACATCCACAGGAGCTACGCATCACAGAATGGAGCGCTGTGTTTTCTGTAAGCTGCACAGCTCAGGCACACAGGAGTCGGGCCCTCTCTTCGGGCATGTAACCATATCATAAGTTGTGTACGCAGATCATTGAACCCAATAGCATGCGGCCCTCGCAGGTTTGTGATCTGTTGTGCCAGTAAATGCCGATTCCTGAAATTCCGTTCGGTGATTCAAGTACACGACCGCATCATGAAATCAACATCAATCAACCTGTACAGACTCATGAAATATCTTTCCCTGGCTATCGATTCTGGCAAATCATCCAGCGAATCAGGCCCACAGCATGGCACTCCACAGAATTCTGACCGCGCAGTGCTCCGCGGCATGCCAGCGTGAGGCAAGCATCAAATATATAGATCAGAAGGGTAACGATCAGATTTAGAGGGCAGATATTGAGTATGGAAGAACCGAACGAGTTGCTTGGCAGCATTCAGTTCGAGGATACGAGCAGCATCGCCGTCCCCGAGAGCCTCATAGACCAGGTCATAGGCCAGGAGGAGGCGGTGGAGGTCATCAAGAAGGCGGCACACCAGCGTCGCCATGTGATGCTCATCGGCTCGCCAGGCACAGGCAAGTCGATGCTGGGAAAGGCCATGAGCGAGCTGCTCCCTGTCGAGGAGCTGCAGGACATCCTGGTCTATCACAACCCAGAGGACAACAACAACCCGCGCATCAGGGTCGTGCCCGCAGGTCGTGGCAGGCAGATCGTGGATGCCCACAAGATGGAGGCCAGGAAGAAGGTCCAGACGAGGAACATGTTCTTCATGCTCATCGTCATGGGGCTGATAGTCTACGCTTACTACACCGGCCAGCTCCTCTTCGGGATAATCGCGGCGGCGCTGATATTCCTTTCAATGAGGTATCTCATACCAAAAGAGGATGTGTTCATCCCGAAGCTTCTCGTGGATAACAGCGGGAAAAAGACTGCTCCGTTCGTTGATGCAACAGGTGCGCATGCCGGAGCGCTGCTCGGTGATGTCCGGCACGATCCGTTCCAGTCGGGCGGCCTGGAGACCCCGAGCCATGAGAGGGTCGAGTGCGGCGCGATCCACAGGGCGCACAAGGGTGTGCTGTTCATAGATGAGATCAATACTCTCAGGCTTGAGTCGCAGCAGAGCCTCCTTACAGCCCTCCAGGAGGGCGCGTACCCGATAACAGGGCAGAGCGAGAGGTCCTCAGGAGCGCTCGTGCGGACGGAACCGGTGCCCTGCAGCTTCATAATGGTCGTCGCGGGGAACCTGGATGCGGTGCAGGGAATGCACCCGGCGCTCAGATCACGCATCAAGGGCTACGGCTACGAGGTCTACATGAGGGACACCATGGAGGACACCGTGGAGAACAGGGACAAGCTGATCAGGTTCGTGGCCCAGGAGGTCGTGCGTGACGGCAAGATCCCGCACTTCACGAGGGATGCTGTTGCTGAGATAATCAGAGAGGCCAAGAGGCGCTCCGGCAGAAAGGGGCATCTGACACTGATGCTCAGGGATCTCGGCGGGCTGATAAGGGTCGCCGGCGACATCGCGAGATCCGAGGGCGCGCCACTGACAGAGGCCAGGCATGTCATAGAGGCGAAGAGGATGGCGAGATCGCTGGAGCAGCAGATGGCTGACAGATATCTGGAGAGGAGAAAGGAGTACAGCATGTACAAGAGCTCCGGCGATGAGATCGGCAGGGTTAACGGGCTCGCTGTCATCGGCGACTCTGGCATCGTCCTGCCCATAATGGCCGAGGTAACCCCTGCCCAGTCCAAGGAGGAGGGGCGGGTGATCGCAACCGGCAGGCTCCAGGAGATAGCGAAGGAGGCTGTTACAAACGTCTCCGCTCTGATCAAGAAGCTCCAGGGAGAGGACATAACAACAAAGGACGTCCACATCCAGTTCATCGGCACATACGAGGGCGTTGAGGGCGACAGCGCGTCGATATCGATAGCCACAGCGGTCGTCTCCGCTCTTGAGGGAATACCCGTGAAGCAGAGCGTCGCTATGACCGGCTCCCTCTCGGTCAGAGGAGATGTCCTTCCCGTCGGAGGGGTAACACAGAAGATAGAGGCTGCTGCCCAGGCAGGGATAAAGACGGTGCTGATACCCAGGTCCAACATGGGAGATGTGCTGGTGGATGAATCGATAAGAGATAAGATAGAGATTATACCTGTGTCCAATATCAGCGAGGTCTTCGAGTACAGCCTGGCCGGGCAGAGATCCAAGCTCCTCGAGAAGCTCAGGAGATTCGCAACAGAGAAGAAGATAGGGATCTCAATACCCGATGGCATTCCAAGTCCAGCGATGAGCATACTCTAGTGATCTGCATGGAGTTCTTCGATACCAGGATCGTCAGGGGCCGGAGGATAAGCATAGTCGTCGACAACTCGAAGGTCGAGGAGATCTCGGAGAGCATATTCCAGGGTGTGGCGGTCAGAGCCCTCGTTGACGGTGCATGGGGTTTTGTGAGGAGCGACAGCGTCGAAGACCTGGAGAAGAGCATCGAGAGGGCCCGGAGGATCGCCAGATCGGTCGATGGCCGGGAGATACTGCGCCTGGCTGAGAGCGAGAGGGGTGTGAGCTGCAGGGTGCCGGTGAAAAAGGATCCATCATCGGTCTCACTGGAGGAGAAGGTCGATCTCGTCAGGGAGATAGAGAGGGCTGCGCGTCTCCCAGGGATCTCCAGCACTCGCGTCTTCTACACAGATATTCTCACCGAGACAGAGTACAGCAGCTCAGATGGGGTATCACTGAGAAGCTCCGTGACCAGGACAGGCTTCGGGATAAGTGCCGTCGCAACAAGGGCCGG of the Methanothrix sp. genome contains:
- a CDS encoding DNA topoisomerase VI subunit B, translated to MDTAEELAKQQRSISVAEFFEKNRQILGFDSAPRALITCVKEAVDNSLDACEDAGILPDIFVQIKRAGELYRVIVEDNGPGIVPSEIPRVFAKLLYGSRFHVLRQSRGQQGIGISAAVLYSQLTTGKPTRITSRTSPERPARYVEVMINTAKNEPEIIREGDIDWERPRGTRVELDIEGSYVRGRRQSVYSYLKSVAIVNPHARITFVEPDGSTERFERATELLPKRAYEIKPHPSGIELGELTKMLRYTERRKLSSFLKESFSSIGNIAAQEILQNSGLDPSMDPRSLDYDQSRRLFEALRRIKIKSPPVDCLSPIGEDLIRSGLAKEYSVDFIATVSRPVAVHSGNPFVVEAGIGFGGDLDRNGRVEILRFANRVPLIYQQGACAITHAIEGVSWKSYGLDQPGGGLPFGPAVILVHVASTNIPFTSESKDAIADIPEILAEIDLAMKEIGRKLRRFLALQETLSERREKEEIIGRILPRMAEKLADMLGLERPDISRVVARIMGNVLVRRDIEQENGRLKVRIEIENNTSSQRSFKLHEIISVEAEDLDPPARRVDMGDRYDYQWKIAIRSGEKVVLRYTVKNHLQKMPEAVVEGLEPEIVTGARVLSDA
- the lonB gene encoding ATP-dependent protease LonB yields the protein MEEPNELLGSIQFEDTSSIAVPESLIDQVIGQEEAVEVIKKAAHQRRHVMLIGSPGTGKSMLGKAMSELLPVEELQDILVYHNPEDNNNPRIRVVPAGRGRQIVDAHKMEARKKVQTRNMFFMLIVMGLIVYAYYTGQLLFGIIAAALIFLSMRYLIPKEDVFIPKLLVDNSGKKTAPFVDATGAHAGALLGDVRHDPFQSGGLETPSHERVECGAIHRAHKGVLFIDEINTLRLESQQSLLTALQEGAYPITGQSERSSGALVRTEPVPCSFIMVVAGNLDAVQGMHPALRSRIKGYGYEVYMRDTMEDTVENRDKLIRFVAQEVVRDGKIPHFTRDAVAEIIREAKRRSGRKGHLTLMLRDLGGLIRVAGDIARSEGAPLTEARHVIEAKRMARSLEQQMADRYLERRKEYSMYKSSGDEIGRVNGLAVIGDSGIVLPIMAEVTPAQSKEEGRVIATGRLQEIAKEAVTNVSALIKKLQGEDITTKDVHIQFIGTYEGVEGDSASISIATAVVSALEGIPVKQSVAMTGSLSVRGDVLPVGGVTQKIEAAAQAGIKTVLIPRSNMGDVLVDESIRDKIEIIPVSNISEVFEYSLAGQRSKLLEKLRRFATEKKIGISIPDGIPSPAMSIL
- a CDS encoding Lrp/AsnC ligand binding domain-containing protein is translated as MVIGVTMVKVVPGQEKPVYNALRQIDGIKNVYHVFGEFDFVVIIEVDGLSMLNRLVDTIREIENVTATQTVVGAEL